In the genome of Segnochrobactrum spirostomi, the window CCGAAACCGCTGTCATCGAGTAGCCCTTCGATTGTCAAAGAACGCTCGCCGCGTGCGCGGCGAGCCGGGCCGAGCCCTATGCGTCAGGGCCGGCCGTGAGCCGGTCCACAGCGATCCTGTAGATCTCCGGCACCACCTCGATCCCGAGATAGGCGAGGCCCCGTCGGGCGCATGCGAGCCCCACGGGCGCCGAGCCCATGAACGGATCCAGCACCGGGCCGTCCACGACCGCGAGCAACCCCTCCATCACCTCGATCGGCTTGCCCGCGATGTGCCGTTTGAACCGGGGAACGCCGGCCCGCAGCACGCCGGGCGCAACCGGCCCGGCGAGCGGACGCGGGCCATTGGTGCCCCACACCACATATTCCGCCTGCTGCCGGTAGCGCCCGAGCTGCGGGCGGCACCTCTCCGTCTTGTCCCAGACCGCGATTCCGCGCCAGATCCAGCCCGCCGCCTGCAGCGCGTCCGTCGTCACGGGAAGCTGACGCCAGTCCGAGAACACAGCCGCGATCCCGCCCGGTCTCACCGCGGCGCGCGCTCGGGAAAGCCAGAGGGTGGACCAGGCGTAGAAACTCCGCTGGTCCATCGTATCGCCCGCAAACTCGGGATAGAGCCCGCGATCTGACGAGGTCTGATATTTGCGGCTGGGCACCGCAATCCGCTCGCCGGCCGTCGTACCGCCCGAGCAATAGGGCGGGTCGGCGATAAGCGCGTCGAACACGCCGCGCTCGAGCGTTGTCAATATCTCCAGTGCATCGCCCAGGTGTAGGGTGGCCGAACCGATCCGGTCGATCATGCTCTGTCGTCATCGTGGCGCTCCTCGCGCTCTCGTGCGGGCTCGATCGGCCTCAGGTGGTTCAGGGCGCCGCAGCGCCTGCATTTGATCTCGAGCGACGCGGCGATCGCACCCGCCGCCGCTCGAAACATCAGCGCGCGGCACCGGCCGCACCTGAAATCGTCCATTGTCTACGGCTCTCGAATCTGAGCCCCTGATCCGGCTGCGCGCAGCAGCGGCGGGGCGACGTTGAGCCGTCAGGTCGTCGTGCGGGTATCGGTTGGCGCCTCGCCCGCAGATCCGGGCGGCTTGCCGTCCGGACCCCCGTCGTCTCCCCGGCATCAGACCGCTGGCGGCCATCCCTCGGTGATGTCGATCGCGTCGAGCGCCACGACGTCGGCCGCGGCCGCGACCTCATCCTTCAGCGCCCATGACCGAGCGAGCACGGCCTGCCCCCACGCGACCATGGCGAGCAGCACCCGGTGCCCCTCGCCAAAGGTCACGGTCACGGTGACGTTCGCGGCGTCGCGAAACGCAGCGCCCTCCTCGTCGCCATGGCCGGCCGCGACCATGGCGGCGTAACCGCTTGCCGCCGTGAGCCAATTCGTCCTGTCTTCGAGGCCGCGCGTCTGGAGCGTGTGCCCTGTCAACGGCCCGTCCGGCACGGTCCACCCGCCTGTCAGGATCGCGTCCCGCCGCGCCTCGACCGCGAGCCGCAGAGCCGCGCGGCGAGCTGCGAGGCCATCGGAGACGGTGATCGCCGCGTCCGCCGATCCGGACCACATCGGCTCGACGCGCGCTCCGGCGATCGAGGGCTCGGTGCAGTCCGTCGCAATCATGGTCGCCGGATCGATCGCGGCAATCGGCGTCTCGCCGGCGATCGAGCCGGATGCGAGGAGCCAGGCGCCAGCAATGTTCACCGCCGGCGTGACGATCGCCCGCTCGCCGGTTTCCGGATCCGGCTCGCCCCACACGGCGCGCGCGGTGACGAGGTCGACCTCAAGGGCCGCGCCGCGTGCGCCGTCTTCGAGACCGTCGAGTGCGGCGGCGCGCTCGGCGACCGTCGTGAATCGATAGAGGTGCATGAGCGTCACCACGTGAGAGCCGAAAGGGCCTGGAGTTGGGCATCAGATAGGGCCTGACGCGTGACGATCACACGCCGAGCATAAGCAGCCGCCAATGGAGCTACGATGAGCGCAGCCGGCGCGCTGCTCGCCGACGGCGCTGTTGCGATGCCGGTCGGCGCCCGACCGTTGATGGCCCACCGCAGGCCGGAAGAACTCCACGTCGCCGCCATGCGTACCACTGTGCCGGTCGCAATCGTGACCTCTTCGGATCGCCCCATCTCGCCGGAGGCGCCTAGAGCGATCTGCTGTGCGTAGACCAGTCCGGACTGCCCGCGGATGCGGGCGAGATACCCCGGATTGTTCCACGACCCGCCGCGCTGAACGCCCACGTCGAGCTGAGTGCTCGACGTCCCGGACGGCGCAAAAGGCATGCTGACCTCGACAAAAAATGCTCCGGTACGCGCCGAAAAGAGCGACGGCTCGAGTAGGGGCACCGAGAGGAGGTCCGCAGCTCGAGCGGCGGACGTGCCCGCAGTGAGAATGTCCGAGGTTGGCGACGCACGGGGCTCCAGTCCCGCGCCCCAAATCGCGATCGAATACCCGCTGCGGTCA includes:
- a CDS encoding DNA-methyltransferase; protein product: MIDRIGSATLHLGDALEILTTLERGVFDALIADPPYCSGGTTAGERIAVPSRKYQTSSDRGLYPEFAGDTMDQRSFYAWSTLWLSRARAAVRPGGIAAVFSDWRQLPVTTDALQAAGWIWRGIAVWDKTERCRPQLGRYRQQAEYVVWGTNGPRPLAGPVAPGVLRAGVPRFKRHIAGKPIEVMEGLLAVVDGPVLDPFMGSAPVGLACARRGLAYLGIEVVPEIYRIAVDRLTAGPDA
- a CDS encoding Com family DNA-binding transcriptional regulator; translated protein: MDDFRCGRCRALMFRAAAGAIAASLEIKCRRCGALNHLRPIEPAREREERHDDDRA
- a CDS encoding DUF4376 domain-containing protein: MHLYRFTTVAERAAALDGLEDGARGAALEVDLVTARAVWGEPDPETGERAIVTPAVNIAGAWLLASGSIAGETPIAAIDPATMIATDCTEPSIAGARVEPMWSGSADAAITVSDGLAARRAALRLAVEARRDAILTGGWTVPDGPLTGHTLQTRGLEDRTNWLTAASGYAAMVAAGHGDEEGAAFRDAANVTVTVTFGEGHRVLLAMVAWGQAVLARSWALKDEVAAAADVVALDAIDITEGWPPAV